Proteins encoded by one window of Streptomyces sp. NBC_01477:
- the pflB gene encoding formate C-acetyltransferase, with protein MTVTSGPRTDTSAPAWRGMSGQRWRKRNEAGVPAIDVRGFIQANYTPYEGDAAFLCGPTDRTRAVWAKITALFPEERARGILDVDAATPSTITSHAPGFIDRDRELIVGLQTDAPLKRAIMPGGGLRMVENGLRAYGYEPDPFVTKVFSTYRKTHNDGVFDAYTPEMRAARRAGVITGLPDSYGRGRIIGDYRRVALYGTTRLVEAKHAERALLDAEPSTADVIRDREELAEQIRALGELEQMAATYDCDVTRPAATAHEAIQWLYLGYLAAVKEQNGAAMSLGRTSTFLDVYLQRDLDEGLLDESGAQELIDDFVIKLRIVRFLRTPEYDALFSGDPTWVTESIGGMGADGRTLVTRTSFRFLRTLYNLGPAPEPNLTVLWSPRLPDGFKRFCAQVSVDTSAIQYESDELMRPQTGDDTAIACCVSAMAVGQQMQFFGARVNLAKALLYAINGGRDEMSGEQVAPSTPALTGAYLDHDELSAAYDRTLDWLAATYVEALNVIHYMHDKYAYERLEMALHDHPVHRFMACGIAGLSVAADSLSAVKYARVKVIRDSSGLAVDYEIEGDWPAYGNNDDRADSIATGLVESFMTKVARHPAYRDAEHTQSVLTITSNVVYGKHTGNTPDGRRAGTPFAPGANPMNGRDRHGVIASALSVAKIPYDRARDGISLTSTITPEGLGHDPDERAGNLAGILDAYMGAGGFHLNVNVLDRATLEDAVAHPEEYPELTIRVSGYAVNFVRLTREQQLDVISRTFHGVR; from the coding sequence ATGACGGTGACATCCGGCCCCAGGACGGACACGTCCGCACCGGCGTGGCGCGGCATGAGCGGACAGCGGTGGCGCAAGCGAAACGAGGCGGGGGTCCCCGCGATCGATGTCCGCGGTTTCATCCAGGCCAACTACACGCCCTACGAGGGCGATGCCGCCTTCCTGTGCGGTCCGACCGACCGGACCCGCGCGGTGTGGGCGAAGATCACGGCGCTGTTCCCGGAGGAGCGCGCCCGGGGCATCCTCGACGTCGACGCGGCGACACCGTCGACCATCACCTCGCACGCCCCCGGCTTCATCGACCGCGACCGCGAACTGATCGTCGGCCTCCAGACCGACGCGCCGCTGAAGCGGGCGATCATGCCGGGCGGCGGCCTGCGCATGGTCGAGAACGGCCTGCGGGCGTACGGCTACGAGCCCGACCCGTTCGTGACGAAGGTCTTCAGCACCTACCGCAAGACCCACAACGACGGCGTCTTCGACGCCTACACCCCCGAAATGCGCGCCGCGCGCAGGGCCGGGGTGATCACCGGGCTCCCCGATTCCTACGGCCGGGGCCGGATCATCGGCGACTACCGCCGGGTCGCGCTCTACGGCACCACCCGCCTGGTCGAGGCCAAGCACGCCGAGCGTGCCCTGCTCGACGCGGAGCCCTCCACCGCCGACGTGATCCGCGACCGTGAGGAACTGGCCGAGCAGATCCGCGCGCTCGGCGAGCTGGAGCAGATGGCCGCCACGTACGACTGCGATGTGACCCGGCCCGCCGCCACCGCCCACGAAGCGATCCAGTGGCTCTACCTGGGCTACCTGGCGGCGGTCAAGGAACAGAACGGCGCCGCGATGTCACTCGGGCGGACGTCCACCTTCCTGGACGTCTACCTCCAGCGGGACCTCGACGAGGGCCTGCTCGACGAGAGCGGCGCGCAGGAACTGATCGACGACTTCGTGATCAAGCTGCGGATCGTCCGGTTCCTGCGCACCCCCGAGTACGACGCCCTCTTCTCCGGCGACCCGACCTGGGTCACGGAATCCATCGGCGGCATGGGCGCCGACGGGCGCACGCTGGTCACCCGCACCTCCTTCCGCTTCCTCCGGACGCTCTACAACCTGGGCCCCGCGCCCGAACCGAACCTGACGGTGCTGTGGTCGCCCCGGCTGCCCGACGGCTTCAAGCGCTTCTGCGCCCAGGTATCCGTCGACACCAGCGCGATCCAGTACGAGTCCGACGAGCTGATGCGCCCGCAGACCGGTGACGACACCGCCATCGCGTGCTGCGTCTCCGCTATGGCCGTGGGTCAGCAGATGCAGTTCTTCGGGGCCCGCGTCAATCTCGCCAAGGCGCTGCTGTACGCAATCAACGGCGGCCGCGACGAGATGAGCGGGGAACAGGTCGCCCCGAGCACGCCCGCGCTGACCGGCGCATACCTCGACCACGACGAACTGTCCGCCGCGTACGACCGCACCTTGGACTGGCTCGCCGCCACGTACGTGGAGGCGCTCAACGTCATCCACTACATGCACGACAAGTACGCCTACGAACGGCTGGAGATGGCGCTCCACGACCACCCCGTCCACCGCTTCATGGCCTGCGGCATCGCCGGGCTCTCCGTCGCCGCCGACAGCCTCTCCGCCGTCAAGTACGCACGGGTGAAGGTGATCCGGGACTCCAGCGGACTGGCCGTGGACTACGAGATCGAGGGCGACTGGCCCGCGTACGGCAACAACGACGACCGCGCCGACAGCATCGCCACGGGCCTGGTCGAGTCGTTCATGACGAAGGTCGCCCGCCACCCCGCGTACCGGGACGCGGAGCACACCCAGTCGGTGCTCACCATCACCTCCAACGTCGTCTACGGCAAGCACACCGGCAACACCCCCGACGGCCGCCGGGCCGGCACTCCCTTCGCCCCCGGCGCCAACCCGATGAACGGACGCGACCGCCACGGCGTGATCGCCTCCGCGCTGTCGGTGGCGAAGATCCCGTACGACCGGGCCCGCGACGGCATCTCGCTGACCTCGACGATCACCCCCGAAGGACTCGGCCACGACCCCGACGAGCGGGCGGGCAACCTCGCCGGGATCCTCGACGCCTACATGGGCGCGGGCGGCTTCCACCTCAACGTCAACGTCCTGGACCGGGCCACACTGGAAGACGCCGTGGCGCACCCGGAGGAGTACCCGGAGCTGACCATCAGGGTCTCCGGATACGCCGTCAACTTCGTGCGGCTGACCCGCGAGCAGCAACTGGACGTCATCAGCCGCACCTTCCACGGCGTACGGTGA
- the pflA gene encoding pyruvate formate-lyase-activating protein has product MTATGRVHSWDLSTGVDGPGTRFVLFLSGCPLRCLYCQNPDTWHMRDGRQATADEIMTEIATYRDFLTTAAGGVTLSGGEPLLQPAFTAEILHRCRELGLHTALDTSGFLGPRASDELLADTDLVLLDIKSFDVRTYRALTGGALAPTLGFATRLNRLGVPVRIRYVLVPGWTDDQAAVDGLVEFAAGLGNIQGVDVLPFHKLGAPKYEALGIPFPLRDTPAPDPALTERVRGQFREHGLRAL; this is encoded by the coding sequence GTGACTGCCACCGGCCGCGTGCACTCCTGGGACCTGTCCACCGGCGTGGACGGGCCGGGCACCCGGTTCGTGCTCTTCCTCAGCGGCTGCCCGCTGCGCTGCCTGTACTGCCAGAACCCGGACACCTGGCACATGCGCGACGGCCGGCAGGCCACGGCGGACGAGATCATGACGGAGATCGCCACATACCGGGACTTCCTGACGACGGCCGCCGGCGGCGTCACCCTCAGCGGCGGCGAACCCCTGCTCCAGCCCGCCTTCACCGCCGAGATCCTCCACCGCTGCCGCGAACTCGGCCTGCACACCGCCCTGGACACCTCCGGATTCCTCGGCCCGCGGGCCTCCGACGAACTGCTGGCCGACACCGACCTCGTCCTGCTGGACATCAAGTCCTTCGACGTGCGGACCTACCGCGCGCTGACCGGCGGCGCCCTGGCGCCGACCCTCGGCTTCGCGACCCGCCTGAACCGCCTGGGCGTGCCGGTGCGCATCCGCTACGTACTGGTGCCGGGCTGGACCGACGACCAGGCGGCGGTCGACGGCCTCGTCGAATTCGCCGCCGGCCTCGGCAACATCCAGGGCGTCGACGTCCTGCCCTTCCACAAGCTCGGCGCCCCGAAGTACGAGGCACTCGGCATCCCCTTCCCCCTGCGCGACACCCCCGCACCCGACCCCGCACTCACCGAACGCGTGCGCGGGCAGTTCCGCGAGCACGGTCTGCGGGCTCTGTGA
- a CDS encoding universal stress protein has protein sequence MVRTVVAGLDGSPESLSAAGWAAREAVSRRLPLRLIHAWEWQPYNYDTRGSLADPDETRHWAEAIPREASAALRLRYRGGHADADAAALAGEGSPTSR, from the coding sequence ATGGTCCGTACCGTCGTCGCAGGTCTGGACGGTTCGCCCGAAAGCCTGTCCGCCGCTGGCTGGGCCGCCCGCGAAGCCGTCAGCCGCAGGCTGCCGCTCCGCCTGATCCACGCCTGGGAGTGGCAGCCCTACAACTACGACACCCGGGGATCCCTCGCGGACCCCGACGAGACGCGCCACTGGGCCGAGGCCATCCCGCGCGAGGCTTCTGCCGCGCTGCGCCTTCGCTACCGTGGCGGACACGCTGACGCAGACGCTGCTGCCCTGGCGGGAGAAGGTTCCCCGACGTCGCGGTGA
- a CDS encoding universal stress protein — protein MITDVRMGGAAPVLVEAASDASLLVVGRRTRGSSIGSHIGSVTHAAMHHAKTPVTVVPHD, from the coding sequence GTGATCACCGACGTCCGGATGGGCGGCGCCGCCCCCGTTCTGGTCGAGGCGGCCTCCGACGCCTCACTGCTGGTCGTCGGCCGCCGCACCCGCGGATCGTCGATCGGCTCGCACATCGGCTCCGTGACCCACGCGGCAATGCACCACGCGAAGACCCCCGTCACCGTCGTCCCGCACGACTGA
- a CDS encoding pyridoxamine 5'-phosphate oxidase family protein gives MDYHDGFRELGDRECLRLLATASIGRIVFTHHALPAVLPVRYVLDHDSAIVVRTSKTSHMAVKVDDAIVSFEADCFDEDARSGWSVVVTGRAELVTDPVERRRLRALDVRSWGANPPEETYIRIACDLVAGRSLGRPPDADALPACPIG, from the coding sequence ATGGACTACCACGACGGATTCCGGGAGTTGGGTGATCGGGAATGTCTGAGGCTGCTGGCGACGGCCTCCATCGGACGTATCGTCTTCACGCACCATGCCCTGCCCGCCGTCCTGCCGGTCAGGTATGTCCTGGACCATGATTCCGCCATTGTCGTCCGCACCTCCAAGACCTCTCACATGGCCGTCAAAGTCGATGACGCAATAGTCTCTTTCGAGGCGGACTGCTTCGACGAGGACGCCCGCAGCGGATGGAGTGTGGTCGTCACCGGTCGGGCCGAACTGGTGACGGACCCCGTTGAGCGCAGAAGGCTGCGCGCGTTGGACGTGCGCTCCTGGGGGGCGAACCCGCCGGAGGAGACGTATATCAGGATCGCGTGCGACCTCGTCGCCGGGCGGTCGCTCGGGCGTCCGCCGGATGCTGACGCATTGCCCGCTTGCCCGATTGGCTGA
- a CDS encoding amino acid permease, giving the protein MVVAWVGYVEVFWNTGHAKLWSVVIAMAGLWIPAVINLSGVRNIAITQNITTVLKFIPLLFMATVGLLFIKAHNFGPPCRSPRRRSPIRPTPSSAAAGPARPSPSRRSSPAWAP; this is encoded by the coding sequence ATCGTCGTCGCGTGGGTCGGGTACGTCGAGGTCTTCTGGAACACCGGGCACGCCAAGCTCTGGTCCGTCGTGATCGCCATGGCGGGTCTGTGGATACCCGCGGTCATCAATCTCTCCGGTGTGCGGAACATCGCCATCACCCAGAACATCACGACCGTGCTGAAATTCATCCCTCTGCTGTTCATGGCAACCGTCGGGCTGCTGTTCATCAAGGCGCACAACTTCGGGCCGCCCTGCAGAAGTCCACGGCGCCGTTCACCGATTCGGCCGACGCCATCTTCGGCGGCAGCTGGGCCGGCCAGACCGTCGCCGTCGCGGCGATCGTCTCCGGCCTGGGCGCCCTGA
- a CDS encoding arginine deiminase family protein: MRSTEAITEPRAWGVHSEVGRLREAVVHRPGLELSRLTPGNCDALLFDDVLWAARAREEHDVFVQALRDRSVTVRHFDVLLAETLALPEARAFVLDRVCTAEQVGPTLAGPLRALADDADPGTLAELLIGGVTRTDLSPLQVRSLRWQSLGPDDFVLAPLPNTLFQRDNSAWIYDGRDGCASVPPRSVVACARPQLAARPPVAPGSAPTGSGPEARGRISSAPRNQSAANGRTGSPRAAEPGPASCDSAPRPMIGRGAQGSRGSRSGRVLSPLIPGCGPSSP, translated from the coding sequence ATGCGATCGACCGAGGCGATCACCGAGCCCCGCGCCTGGGGAGTCCACTCCGAGGTGGGCCGTCTTCGCGAAGCAGTCGTCCACCGCCCGGGGCTGGAACTCAGCCGCCTGACACCCGGAAACTGCGACGCCCTGTTGTTCGACGACGTGCTGTGGGCCGCCAGGGCCCGCGAGGAGCACGATGTGTTCGTCCAGGCGCTGCGCGACCGCTCCGTCACCGTGCGGCACTTCGACGTCCTGCTCGCGGAGACGCTGGCACTCCCTGAGGCCCGTGCCTTCGTGCTGGACCGGGTCTGCACCGCAGAGCAGGTCGGGCCCACCCTGGCCGGCCCCTTGCGGGCACTCGCGGACGACGCCGACCCCGGGACGCTGGCGGAACTGCTCATCGGCGGCGTGACCCGTACCGACCTGTCGCCGCTCCAGGTACGCAGCCTGCGCTGGCAGAGCCTCGGCCCGGACGACTTCGTGCTGGCGCCCCTGCCGAACACCCTCTTCCAGCGCGACAACTCCGCCTGGATCTACGATGGGCGGGACGGCTGCGCGAGCGTCCCGCCGAGGTCAGTCGTCGCCTGCGCCCGGCCGCAGTTGGCGGCCCGGCCTCCGGTCGCGCCCGGCTCAGCCCCGACGGGCTCCGGGCCTGAGGCACGGGGTCGGATTTCTTCAGCCCCACGGAATCAGAGTGCCGCAAATGGCCGCACCGGTTCCCCGCGCGCCGCTGAACCGGGCCCCGCCTCGTGCGACAGCGCGCCCCGGCCGATGATCGGCCGGGGCGCGCAAGGATCGCGGGGCTCGCGAAGCGGGCGGGTGCTCAGCCCATTGATTCCAGGGTGCGGCCCTTCGTCTCCTTGA
- a CDS encoding MFS transporter: MAVALATAAWAFSYRHGTGTSATIPDSQAVVALVAAHLFVLCFAFSWGVVVWVLLGEMFPNKVRALALSVAASAQWLANWVITVSFPTLSDWNLSLTYAVYACFALISIAFVYFFVKETKGRTLESMG; encoded by the coding sequence ATGGCCGTCGCCCTCGCCACCGCCGCCTGGGCGTTCTCCTACCGTCACGGGACCGGGACCAGCGCCACGATCCCCGACTCACAGGCTGTGGTCGCGCTGGTCGCGGCGCATCTGTTCGTGCTGTGCTTCGCGTTCTCCTGGGGCGTGGTCGTCTGGGTGCTGCTGGGTGAGATGTTCCCCAACAAGGTCCGCGCCCTGGCCCTGTCGGTGGCCGCGTCCGCCCAATGGCTGGCCAACTGGGTCATCACCGTCAGCTTCCCGACTCTCTCGGACTGGAACCTCTCCCTCACCTACGCCGTCTACGCGTGCTTCGCCCTGATCTCCATCGCCTTCGTCTACTTCTTCGTCAAGGAGACGAAGGGCCGCACCCTGGAATCAATGGGCTGA
- a CDS encoding cyclic nucleotide-binding domain-containing protein, which produces MTTKLMTMTGRLAALPDEHRDPFMALAREVQFSAGRRLFEEKGRADRFWIIRDGDVALELHVPGRPAAAIETLGQGSLLGWSWLFPPSHWSMSAQALTDVRAYEFDADAVRRLCRENPEFGYVFVLACAEVIGHRLEDARTRLLDLYGPYGSALPR; this is translated from the coding sequence ATGACGACGAAGCTGATGACGATGACCGGCCGGCTGGCCGCCCTTCCCGATGAGCACCGAGACCCGTTCATGGCCCTGGCCCGCGAGGTGCAATTCTCCGCCGGCCGGCGGCTCTTCGAGGAAAAGGGCAGGGCCGACCGGTTCTGGATCATCCGCGACGGCGACGTGGCGCTGGAGCTTCACGTCCCCGGCCGCCCGGCCGCTGCCATCGAAACGCTCGGACAGGGCTCCCTGCTCGGCTGGTCCTGGCTCTTCCCGCCGTCCCACTGGAGCATGTCGGCCCAGGCGCTCACCGACGTGCGGGCCTACGAGTTCGACGCGGACGCGGTACGGAGGCTGTGCCGGGAGAACCCGGAGTTCGGCTACGTCTTCGTGCTCGCCTGCGCCGAGGTCATCGGCCACCGGCTGGAGGACGCCCGCACCCGCCTGCTCGACCTGTACGGGCCGTACGGCAGCGCCCTGCCCCGCTGA
- a CDS encoding SWIM zinc finger family protein translates to MSGLEIGGDTIRAVVPGRETYRVTLVVTGQAGVKGSCDCPYGAEGHFCKHCVAVGLATLRHAEPAAPQEFAETVPAPRSAVAWPAREVEDVVKPWLQSLDRDALLALLSEEAAAAPELHGRLLVRAEVAGADRTAARDRVKGLLNAGAFARDGYADSDETDAYVRQVTEAALVLRALIAAGRAAEAVDGARWALWRLGKVYELADEPDELFAPVHDLVVVHRQACRTARPAPEPTARWLVGHLLGPVASISPADPADYRDILGPAGLAQAVGLATEAWREEPTDKAARLRERLLKAQGDVDALVAAYAAAPAPDGATHLRIAQELDEAGRAGDALEWAERGLRAAAKRRDIDDGLVEWVCARYARAGRPDDALATRRERFRAHATLRTYRALRSAARACDRWETEREAALELLRADADRGGSGSRLGEADRTLIDVLLDEGDVDAAWEAAAGRADDRRLLTLADRVRDHRPADALDVYLRLLEPLKQSTGDRTYQEIARLLRSIRACHERLGTSEEYARRAAALRTELKRKPKLMQILDSNGL, encoded by the coding sequence GTGAGCGGCTTGGAGATCGGCGGGGACACGATACGCGCCGTCGTGCCGGGCCGGGAGACGTACCGCGTCACACTCGTCGTCACGGGGCAGGCGGGGGTCAAAGGGTCGTGCGACTGCCCATACGGCGCCGAGGGCCATTTCTGCAAGCACTGCGTCGCGGTGGGCCTGGCGACCTTGCGGCACGCCGAACCGGCCGCACCGCAGGAGTTCGCCGAGACGGTCCCGGCACCTCGATCGGCCGTAGCGTGGCCCGCTCGCGAGGTCGAGGACGTGGTGAAACCCTGGCTGCAATCGCTGGACCGGGACGCGTTGCTCGCGTTGCTGAGCGAGGAGGCGGCTGCCGCCCCCGAGCTGCACGGCCGCCTGCTGGTGCGGGCCGAAGTCGCAGGGGCCGACCGTACGGCCGCCCGTGACCGGGTCAAAGGGCTCCTCAACGCAGGTGCGTTCGCCCGCGACGGGTACGCCGACTCCGACGAGACCGACGCTTACGTCCGGCAGGTGACCGAGGCCGCGCTGGTCCTGCGCGCGCTGATCGCGGCGGGGCGGGCAGCCGAGGCGGTGGACGGGGCGCGGTGGGCGCTGTGGCGGCTCGGCAAGGTCTACGAGCTGGCGGACGAGCCGGACGAGCTGTTCGCGCCGGTGCACGACCTGGTGGTGGTGCACCGGCAGGCGTGCCGCACGGCCCGTCCGGCTCCTGAGCCGACCGCGCGCTGGCTCGTCGGGCATCTGCTGGGCCCGGTCGCGAGCATCAGCCCGGCCGACCCGGCCGACTACCGCGACATCCTCGGTCCGGCCGGCTTGGCCCAGGCCGTCGGCCTGGCCACCGAAGCATGGCGGGAGGAACCCACCGACAAGGCGGCACGTCTCAGGGAGCGGCTGCTCAAAGCCCAGGGCGATGTGGACGCGCTGGTCGCCGCCTACGCCGCCGCTCCCGCCCCTGACGGCGCCACCCATCTGCGAATCGCACAGGAACTGGACGAGGCCGGGCGCGCCGGAGACGCACTGGAGTGGGCCGAGCGCGGTCTGCGGGCCGCCGCGAAGCGACGCGACATCGACGACGGGCTCGTGGAATGGGTCTGCGCCCGTTACGCACGGGCCGGGCGGCCGGACGACGCCCTCGCCACGCGGCGCGAACGCTTCCGGGCACACGCCACACTGCGGACCTACCGGGCGCTGCGGTCGGCCGCTCGGGCCTGCGACCGCTGGGAGACCGAACGCGAGGCCGCGCTGGAGCTGCTGCGTGCGGACGCGGACCGCGGCGGCTCCGGCTCCCGGCTCGGGGAGGCCGACCGTACGCTCATCGACGTCCTGCTCGACGAGGGCGACGTCGACGCCGCCTGGGAGGCCGCCGCCGGGCGCGCCGACGACCGCCGGCTCCTCACACTGGCCGACCGTGTACGCGACCACCGCCCCGCCGACGCGCTCGATGTCTATCTGCGGCTGCTCGAACCGCTGAAGCAGTCGACCGGCGACCGGACGTACCAGGAGATCGCCCGGCTGCTGCGCAGTATCCGCGCCTGCCATGAACGGCTTGGCACTTCCGAAGAGTACGCCCGCCGCGCCGCCGCGCTGCGCACCGAGCTCAAGCGCAAGCCGAAGCTGATGCAGATCCTGGACAGCAACGGCCTGTAG
- a CDS encoding transposase, giving the protein MYRGKREAPPAVRVRDQPGELFCDEQFADAFERRGRPGWSPGRRALVTVLQKAANLTDPQAADEARENLAWKYALGLRLDDPASTARSCRKSAPAWSGTSWRRGCWTFSWTGCANSAWSKRAVGSAPTPPTSSRPPAS; this is encoded by the coding sequence ATGTACCGGGGAAAGCGCGAGGCTCCGCCGGCCGTGCGGGTCCGCGACCAGCCCGGGGAACTGTTCTGCGACGAGCAGTTCGCCGATGCGTTCGAGCGGCGGGGCAGGCCGGGCTGGTCGCCGGGGCGGCGCGCGCTGGTCACCGTGCTGCAAAAGGCAGCGAACCTGACCGACCCGCAAGCCGCTGACGAGGCCCGTGAGAACCTCGCCTGGAAGTACGCCCTCGGCTTGCGGCTGGATGACCCGGCTTCGACCGCACGGTCCTGTCGGAAATCCGCACCCGCGTGGTCGGGCACCAGTTGGAGGCGAGGGTGCTGGACCTTCTCCTGGACCGGCTGCGCGAACTCGGCCTGGTCGAAGAGGGCGGTCGGCAGCGCACCGACTCCACCCACATCGTCTCGGCCGCCCGCGAGCTGA
- a CDS encoding AAA family ATPase has translation MPGRLLELHVENFRSLRDVTVPLGPLTVLVGPNGAGKSNVLKVFDFLADIIRTDLQPALDARGGFDEVAFWGGTKPPTSMRIHLKATWTTNSTRNAPDEYALTIRRRSLRSKSSGDRSPYFALSREESFAFKRRQGRGRRITISGEEARILDVRAGQSKDSGSFGIRRLSSGLSTLPRLGPSDGGDEVTRVADRLSSFRVFDVDVAAARQPTRLRGADFATLSPHAENLAGFLIHLSGREDIWDDLVADARTVLPQLENIEFEEVGGATDQLTVVLHERGLRRLTPLADASYGTVRLLGLLALLYDPNPPAFTCIEEIDHGLHPQALELIVQRLREAAERTQFIVATHSPALVNRLNPEEFVVCDRDDDGASIIPALTVDEVKDIIEESGEQPLGELWFSGVLGGDLTGGEL, from the coding sequence ATGCCTGGTCGCCTCCTCGAACTGCACGTCGAGAACTTCCGAAGTCTGCGCGACGTGACCGTCCCACTCGGTCCGCTCACAGTGTTGGTGGGCCCGAACGGGGCAGGCAAGTCCAATGTGCTGAAGGTGTTCGACTTCCTTGCCGACATCATCCGCACCGATCTCCAGCCGGCGCTCGACGCGCGCGGTGGGTTCGACGAGGTGGCCTTTTGGGGCGGAACCAAGCCGCCGACCTCGATGCGCATCCACCTCAAGGCGACCTGGACGACCAACTCCACCCGCAACGCGCCGGACGAGTACGCCCTCACCATCCGGCGCCGTTCCCTCCGGTCGAAGAGCAGCGGTGATCGGTCGCCTTATTTCGCCCTGTCCCGCGAAGAGAGTTTCGCGTTCAAGCGCAGGCAGGGACGCGGTCGGCGTATCACCATTTCGGGCGAGGAGGCCCGCATCCTCGACGTTCGGGCGGGCCAGAGCAAGGACAGCGGCAGCTTCGGCATCCGAAGGCTGAGCAGCGGCCTGTCCACGCTTCCGCGGCTCGGTCCCTCCGACGGCGGCGACGAGGTGACGAGGGTCGCCGACCGACTATCGTCGTTCCGGGTTTTCGACGTCGACGTCGCGGCGGCCCGGCAGCCGACCCGCCTGCGCGGTGCGGACTTCGCCACCCTCTCACCGCACGCCGAGAACCTGGCTGGGTTCCTGATTCACCTCAGCGGCCGCGAGGATATCTGGGACGATCTGGTCGCCGACGCCCGCACGGTCCTACCGCAGTTGGAGAACATTGAGTTCGAGGAGGTCGGCGGGGCGACGGACCAGCTGACCGTCGTTCTGCACGAGCGCGGCCTGCGCCGCCTGACGCCCCTCGCCGACGCCTCTTACGGGACGGTCCGGCTGCTCGGGCTGCTTGCCCTGCTCTACGACCCCAACCCTCCGGCGTTCACCTGCATCGAGGAGATCGACCACGGGCTGCACCCGCAGGCCCTGGAACTCATCGTGCAGCGCCTGCGGGAGGCCGCCGAACGGACGCAGTTTATCGTCGCCACCCACTCGCCCGCGCTCGTCAACCGGCTGAATCCGGAGGAGTTCGTCGTGTGCGACCGCGACGACGACGGCGCGTCAATCATCCCTGCTCTCACAGTCGACGAGGTGAAGGACATTATCGAGGAATCCGGTGAACAGCCGCTAGGTGAACTGTGGTTCTCCGGGGTGCTGGGTGGCGACCTCACCGGGGGCGAGCTGTGA
- a CDS encoding IS256 family transposase, translating to MIASVEAAEDVRPVELLADVLDEQLIGRLVDRARAGGLQLTGEGGLLQQLTKRVLESALEGEITDHLGYEKHDPAGAGSGNSRNGIRSKTVLTDVGPVEIEVPRDREGSFKPQIVKKRQRRLTGVDEMVLSLSARGLTHGDISAHLAGVYGASVSKSTISTITDKVMDGMAEWQNRPLDPVYPVVFIDCIHVKVRDGQVANRPVYGALAVTVDGTRDILGLWAGDGGEGAKYWLQVLTEIRNRGVEDVCMVVCDGLKGLPDAIGTVWPQDFTQTCVVHLMRASFRYAARQDWDKISRALKPIYTAPTADAAEERFLEFQEEWGTTYPAIVRLWPNAWAEFVPFLQFDAEIRRVVCTTNAIESVNARIRKAVRARGHFPNEAAALKCVYMAVMSLDPTGQGRKRWTMRWKPALQAFDIVFDGRLSIGRR from the coding sequence GTGATCGCCTCTGTTGAGGCGGCTGAGGATGTGCGCCCTGTCGAGCTGCTGGCGGATGTGCTGGACGAGCAGTTGATCGGGCGGCTGGTCGACCGGGCCCGCGCCGGCGGGTTGCAGTTGACCGGTGAGGGCGGGCTGCTGCAGCAGCTGACCAAGCGGGTGTTGGAGTCCGCCCTGGAGGGCGAGATCACCGACCACCTCGGCTACGAGAAACACGACCCGGCCGGCGCTGGCAGCGGCAACAGCCGCAACGGGATCCGGTCCAAGACCGTGCTGACCGACGTTGGACCAGTTGAGATCGAGGTGCCCCGCGACCGGGAGGGCAGCTTCAAGCCACAGATCGTCAAAAAGCGGCAGCGTCGGCTGACCGGTGTCGACGAGATGGTGCTGTCCCTGTCCGCCCGGGGCCTGACCCACGGCGACATATCAGCGCACCTTGCCGGGGTCTACGGGGCCAGCGTGTCCAAGTCGACGATCTCGACGATTACCGACAAGGTCATGGACGGCATGGCCGAATGGCAGAACCGCCCCCTCGACCCGGTCTACCCGGTCGTCTTCATCGACTGCATCCATGTGAAGGTGCGAGACGGGCAGGTCGCCAACCGGCCGGTATACGGTGCCCTCGCGGTCACCGTCGACGGCACCCGCGACATCCTCGGCCTGTGGGCCGGCGACGGCGGCGAGGGCGCCAAGTACTGGCTCCAGGTACTGACCGAGATCCGCAACCGCGGTGTCGAGGACGTGTGCATGGTCGTCTGCGACGGACTGAAAGGCCTGCCCGACGCGATCGGGACGGTCTGGCCGCAGGATTTCACGCAAACCTGCGTCGTTCACCTCATGCGGGCGTCGTTCCGTTACGCGGCCCGCCAGGACTGGGACAAGATCTCCCGAGCGCTCAAGCCGATCTACACCGCACCCACCGCCGACGCGGCCGAAGAGCGGTTCCTGGAGTTCCAGGAGGAATGGGGCACTACATACCCCGCGATCGTGCGGCTCTGGCCGAACGCCTGGGCCGAGTTCGTGCCCTTCCTCCAGTTCGACGCCGAGATCCGCCGGGTCGTCTGCACCACCAACGCGATCGAGTCGGTCAACGCCCGCATACGCAAGGCCGTCCGCGCCCGCGGGCACTTCCCCAACGAGGCCGCCGCGCTGAAGTGCGTCTACATGGCCGTCATGAGCCTGGACCCCACCGGGCAGGGACGCAAACGCTGGACCATGCGATGGAAGCCCGCACTCCAGGCCTTCGACATCGTCTTCGACGGCCGACTCTCCATAGGCCGCCGCTAA